Within the Salvia hispanica cultivar TCC Black 2014 chromosome 4, UniMelb_Shisp_WGS_1.0, whole genome shotgun sequence genome, the region ACCCTGTATGTGCTAGAGAGTTGAAGCTGCTTAGGGGTGatgtttcaaaaattaaaaggtgGAAAATGTTACATTATTGTTTGATGATGCACTTAATCTTAGTACTCACCTTTAATAATATTTGGTTTCTTGTACAGAAGTTTGGAACTGATGGCAACAAAGATGCAGTTGGAGGAGGAAGTTGATAAGTTGAGAAGGTGAGGATATATTTATCTTACCTAAGTAAAGTATGGAGTAGTAAAAGAGTAAtgcaattttgttttaaatcaCTTAACTATATTTAACATGATTGCAGGGAGATTGGTGAAATTTGTTGCAAGAAAAAGCAACAAGAAAATCAATCATTCACTGAAGAATCAAACAAGTATGACATAAGTCAAAAGCTGGATCAGCTTACTGCTTCTTTTGAATCCTTAAAACAAGATTTTAGCTCCGTGCATCTTTCAGAGGTATAGTTAATGTATACCGTTCAGCTTCAGTAAGTTGATCATCAAGTTGTGTATCTTGAACTAAACATTCTATggtgttttgattttttaggaAAAGTACAAGGAACAATTGATGACCATCTCTGATTTTGTGAAAGACATTGAGGTATGTATTAAATGAAGGGCTAATTAATTCCTTGAGACATCATCTAGATTTGAAGACAGTAAGTTATTGTCAGTTGCAGTACAATTTATAGGCTTATAGCCATAAATGAAAACAAGACTTATTGTTAGATATAGAGATACACctgttcttcatcttcatatAGTAGTTAATCATGCCATTTGTTATGTATGGAAATCTTGAAACAGGGAAAATTTGAGAAGCTAGCTCCAAATGTGAAAGAAACAGAAAAAACAGGATCTTCATTAATGATAATGGggatgagagagaaaacagCATTGGAGAGCAAAGAAGAGCAAGTACAAGATGCATTAAGTGCAGGTGGTGAGGGGAAAAAATTACAGTTAGAGGAAAAAGCAGCAAAGATAGAAAGGCTGAAGAGTGGTTTCAGAATCTGCAAGCCACAGGGCACTTTCCTGTGGccaaacaacaacaacagcaGCAGTTTTGTGAAGGTCCAAGTTGAGGTTCCCACCCCTCCATCAGTTTCCTCCTCCACCGTGCCACCTCAGCTTCCCTACCACTATcagccaccaccaccatcaccATCCATAGTCAAACCATTGGCTGAAAAACGTGCAGTCAAAGTCACAATCTCCAACTCTCCTGCTTCAGTCAATCTAAGTCATGTAAGCAGTCATGTTACTTTTGAGCTATGCAAGAAATTCTTGATCTTGAAATgttatctcttttttttctctgtagTACAAGGTTTCTGCAAATAGACCGGCGTTGGAGAGTGGTGGTGGTTATACAGAGACGGCAACGAGCTGCTCTGAGGTAGGAAGCTGGTTGGCACTGTCTACTACAGTCAAGTCTGCATCTGATGATTCCAGCCATGGTTGAATCCATAATATATGTACTTACATATATATTCTGCTTAGCTTTCTTTCTTGCACAGtcaatataaaaacaatatggTTTTGGATGGGGATTGGATATGCCATAAGGCCTTCACATATCAATCACTTGACATATGGGAGATGTATAAACGTCCTGCTAGTATATTTTTCGAGTATTTTGATACATTTATTTTCGATCTTagtatatcaattaatttgcCTACAGACGTTCATGATTAATTAAGTGAGTTTAATATATTAACGCACCACCTTATTATTGAAAATGTGTaacatatatagatttgtggctttatagaaataaatgaCTTCGACTAATTTAATCTTCAAGTGTTCACCATGTTGATTCAAATTCGCACAAgttcatcaaattttgatgtGCGTATTCGCAAGGTCAATATCAATAAGTTTATGCGTCGTACATCAAATTATggaatacaaaaaaaatttagacaATATAATAAACTTCtgtactcctatttaattctattagtttattaatcGATTAAACgctattaataatattgataagCAATTATGACTAATATAAAACAAGATAATTCAATCGATTGACCTCGcataaactttatttattgattaaacactattaaaattcaatttttcagtTCAATTTAGTTTGGTCGAGAAAACCGAATGTTCACTCCTAAGTGACCAAGGGAGACGCAGGCTGGtgagggagtatatttctcatttgttTCCTTTTAGTAATTTTCATAGTTATACTTTTTATGTTCGTTAAAATTCAATGAAAGTGAAAATTTTAAGTACCCAAAATAGCAagacattaaattttatttaaataaatcaaaattaggtgacactaaatataattattatgctattttttttgctttgagCTTCTAAAATTGGATGGAGTCTCATTTATCATGcgtttaaaatgaaaaacatgcGTTTGCCCGGAGTGGATCACCTATTCAAAACATCGTTCATTTTCTATTCCATactcacaacaaaataaaatggacccaccATCACTTATGAAAATTTCTCAAAACATCGTCTATTTCCTACTCCACactcacaacaaaataaaatggacccaccatcacttattaaaatttctcatgtttataagattattttattttattgctaGTGTGGAGTAGGAAATGAATCGGTGTTTCGGTGTAGGTGATCCGCTCTGGCGTTTGCCGGGACTAAAACCGGGTCTACTACTCATACTATAATTTATCATATGTAAATTTTGGAATGGTTGATTTATCAGAAAATTAAACGATGTTAATCAAGATTCTCGATACGCAACAGAATTGCCAATGCCGTATATGAAATCATAAATCAATACCTATAAATTTCTGATCTACAGCATCAAGCGTTTGTAGTCCAACGGTTAGGATAATTGCCTTCCAAGCAATAGACCCGGGTTCGACTCCCGGCAAACGCATGTATTATACTACTCTTTTTTATTACAGTACATTTTTGTAGTCATACAATATTTCAACtaagacaaaaaaattttacCCAAACTATGAAAGACAAAAACCCAGTATCATATACACATATCCTCCCATTATGGTGAATTATACATTGATACAAGCATTGGTCTTGTTCTGGTTGGGGTACTAATGCGTGTCGTTTTTGTGCAGATTGTGAAGAATGTACAAGGATGCCGACgacaaaaatatacaaacaGAGTAGCTCAACAAGTCCAGCCCTGTTGCTATGGTTACCATCTTGCTCCTTTCGAACATTTTCACCAAAAGGATCATCACTATCACATGCCCTACTTTCGTCTTCAGCTCGTCCAGCGAACTGATCTTCATCCACTGCGGCCTCTCCTGCATCCCACACCATTCTTAATTATAACCACCGAAATCCAAACCCATAAAGGGAACTAGGATGCTACCTTCAAAGCAAACATCCCAAATAAGGAAGACCCTATTAGTGCGCGATCCACGCTAGGAGGTACATCCGGAGGCACGTTTGAAATGAATAGTCCGTACAAGCCCATTGCAAATATTAGCATCACAGTCCCAGCAAGATATACATCTGGATTAAACAGAAACTAAAGAATATATCAGAAAAAGGCAGGGTTTAAAACTCATATGAGAGATGGAGCTTGTAAACTCAACACTCATCCTCGTGCTTTTGTTACGCGCAGATGATTGTATCACTTAGACTCATATGTAAACAAGGAAGCAAAATTTTGTGTGAAGTCACAATACAAGAGTGGATACCCCAGTGTGCTGGATTGAGGCAAGAGAAGGACAATATTTGATCATAAGAAAAAACTGCAGTAAATAGGATAAAGATCCAAAATAGGAAGTTTTTAATGGATACATAGAATTTATGATATGAGTTAGAATCGATGCCTCGAGAtggaaatgaaacattttgaaataattatatagttgAGAATTATAGATTTGCAATACTGAGAACTTCAAGAAACTCACCAATAGCTTCAACCAATCTCAGAACCATTTTTCCAGTATGGATTCCTTTGACACAGCTTGTCCAGTATACTTTGTATGCATCAAATATGTAGACACACCCCTACAAAAATTTAGACTCATCTCATGCATATCTTGTTAAGTTGCTAACTGACATTGaacaaaaaagcaaaattcatgtcaatcaagaaataaactaaaaagtcTTCACTGGATGCTATGATAACAGTTTTTGTTTCAGGTAATATTCCAACTTATGCAAAAGAATTTGTATCACATGTAAGTCAAGTCATCTACTCCACCTGTCCCCAATATATAGGCCATTTTGGTATTTCATGAGGACAAAGAATGACCTAGAAAAGTAAATTGTAAGTATAAATGAATCTTCTATGATACCCTTAATGATTATTGAACATAGCAGAACTTTCCTTTCCTAGGCAAGGCTGTAGTAGGTGACTAAATGttagagaaataataagaCTTCTTCAACCAGAGACCAAATCCAAGTTAAGGAAAGCAAGAGAAGCTCAGGATCAACATTAACCGTGTCACAATCATTTCAGAATGTGAT harbors:
- the LOC125219880 gene encoding uncharacterized protein LOC125219880 is translated as MALLSSFLSPNPISLHLFTPKPSAKIPRLFLPSLASLTTPPPSSSNPSASASQESTSAATTQTFSKQPELPYNYAFAGDPVVRFLQSTESTIERVIFDFRFLALLAIGGSLAGSLLCFLNGCVYIFDAYKVYWTSCVKGIHTGKMVLRLVEAIDVYLAGTVMLIFAMGLYGLFISNVPPDVPPSVDRALIGSSLFGMFALKERPQWMKISSLDELKTKVGHVIVMILLVKMFERSKMVTIATGLDLLSYSVCIFLSSASLYILHNLHKNDTH